The genome window CCGGTACTTTAACTCAAAATAAAATGACCGTCGTCAGTTTATTTGACGGACAGACTATTTTCAGCGTAACCGGCAGCGGTTATTCGGCCAATGGCGAGATTTTAACGGCGGACGGACAAAAAGCGGCCGTCAGTGACAATCCCGCTTTGCGCTGGTTGTTCCGCGTAGCCGGTCTGTGTAATGACGCCAAAATCGAAAACGACGATGTAATCGGTGACCCGACCGAGGGGGCATTGATTACATTGGCAAATAAGGCCGGTTTTCCGGCCGTGGCCTTAAATAAAAGTTATCCGCGGATTGGGGAGTTTCCCTTTGATTCGGAGCGCAAGCTGATGTCAACCATGCACCGGATTGACGGTAAGACTTATTTACTAACTAAGGGTGCACCGGATCAGCTGATTGCCCGGGCTTCGCAAATCGAAAGCATTGATGGGATTCAGCCTTTCAGCGATAGGCAAAAAGAAGCCGTTTTAGCGCAAAATACCACTTACGCCCAAACCGCACTCCGGGTTTTGGGCTATGCTTACCGTGAGGTAGCGGCGGATGCTGTACCGGAAGAAAATGAAAAAGATTTGATCTTTGTCGGCTTAAGCGGCATGATTGATCCGCCGCGGGAAGAAGCAAAAGCGGCGGTGGCGGTTGCTAAGGAGGCCGGTATCCGGGCGGTCATGATTACCGGCGATCACTTGATCACGGCTGCGGCCATCGGCAAGGAGCTGGGGATCATCGAGCGTGAGGAGCAGGCGCTGGAGGGAGCAAAAATCAATGATTTAACGGACGAAGAGTTAAAAGATACCGTTATGCGGACCAATGTTTTTGCCCGGGTATCACCGGAACACAAGGTCCGGATTGTTGAGGCCATTCAGGCGAATGGTTTAGTGGCAGCGATGACCGGCGACGGTGTCAATGACGCACCGGCCTTGAAAAAAGCCGATATCGGTATTGCCATGGGGATTACCGGCACCGATGTCAGCAAAGAAGCGGCCAATATGATTTTAACCGATGACAACTTTGCCAGCATCGTGGCGGCGGTGGAAGAAGGCCGGATTATTTACAGCAATATCCGTAAGCTGGTCAACTTTCTGCTGTCCTGCAATATCGGTGAGATTTTGATTATTTTTGTGGCCATGCTCCTGAATTGGGGCACGCCGTTATCGGCTACGCAAATTCTGTGGATTAACTTGCTGACCGATTCTTTCCCGGCGTTTGCACTCGGTCTGGAAAAAGGCGAAGCGGGGATTATGCAGGAAAAGCCGCGCTCAAAGGACGCAGCTTTATTGGATAAAACCATGATCAGGGCGCTGATTATCCAGTCAATTGGCCTGGCTGCGGCTACCTTATTCAGCTACCGGCTGGGAATGCATTTGGGCGGCAGTGAGTTAGCGGGAACCTTTTGCTTTACCACTTTAATTTTAGGAGAAATGCTGCGGGCGTACAGTGCGCGGTCAGAGAAGCAAAATCTGTGGCAG of Lachnospiraceae bacterium oral taxon 500 contains these proteins:
- a CDS encoding calcium-translocating P-type ATPase, PMCA-type, with amino-acid sequence MSLKNAYTKTEQEVLAELSADKENGLTGAEAKDRLAKYGENKLEEKAGKSIWQILLEQFKDVMILILLIAAVLSVVLGEWLEGVIIMAIVVLNAALGTYQENKAGQALAALRQMSSPRAKVIRAGRNMEVASEELVPGDIVLLETGDYVPADVYLLESINLKIDESALTGESVPAEKSCGQAVSEEAPLGDRFNMAYMSTIVTYGRGKAVVAGTGMNTEIGHIAKMLNQSEEEKTPLQKSLADFGKVMGIICLAIAAIIFVLGLLQKTAPLEIFMTAVALAVAAIPEGLPAVVTVVLAMGMTRMVKRNAIMKQLSAAETLGSTAVICSDKTGTLTQNKMTVVSLFDGQTIFSVTGSGYSANGEILTADGQKAAVSDNPALRWLFRVAGLCNDAKIENDDVIGDPTEGALITLANKAGFPAVALNKSYPRIGEFPFDSERKLMSTMHRIDGKTYLLTKGAPDQLIARASQIESIDGIQPFSDRQKEAVLAQNTTYAQTALRVLGYAYREVAADAVPEENEKDLIFVGLSGMIDPPREEAKAAVAVAKEAGIRAVMITGDHLITAAAIGKELGIIEREEQALEGAKINDLTDEELKDTVMRTNVFARVSPEHKVRIVEAIQANGLVAAMTGDGVNDAPALKKADIGIAMGITGTDVSKEAANMILTDDNFASIVAAVEEGRIIYSNIRKLVNFLLSCNIGEILIIFVAMLLNWGTPLSATQILWINLLTDSFPAFALGLEKGEAGIMQEKPRSKDAALLDKTMIRALIIQSIGLAAATLFSYRLGMHLGGSELAGTFCFTTLILGEMLRAYSARSEKQNLWQMAVLGNRYLNLSALLGIALLLVVLYVPGLNLIFKCVPLSGVQFLYAAALAVVPMIAAELGKLIFRVTE